TCGTGACGACGGGGACGAGTCTGGTCGATGCGATCGAATCGCTTCGGGAGGCGGGCGCGACGGTCGACCGCGCGCTGGTGGTCGTCGACCGCGAGGAGGGCGGCCGCGAGAACGTCGAAGATGCAGACGTCGAGATGGAGGCACTGGTGACGGCGAGTGAGTTGCTGGCTGATCAGGACTGAGGTAGCGGAGGAACTCGACGAACTATAGTAGCCACTGCAAGTCACTGCACACCTGATCGCCAGCCTGCTCGGCGATCAGTGTGTAACTAGTTGCAGTTGTTCCTATAGTGACCTGTTGTGGAATCGACGTGCTACCGACCGGCTACGCGTCCCGTTTGGCCTTGTACCGACGGTAGATCCCCACCGAGAGGACCAACGCTCCCACTCCAGCGACTGCGAGTGATCCACCGACGACCCACTGGCCACGGAATCCGACCAGCATCGCACCGAGACTCGCTGCGAAGATTCCGCCGTGAACGAGGACCCCGACGGTGACGAACGCAAGCAATGTCGACCGATCGATCGACTCGAACGTACTCGCAATGTCCTCATCGGCTTCTCCGCCTCCGGTGGAGCCGTCGCCGAAGGGATCGTCGAGCGAGTCATCCCCAAACGGGTCCTCGAACGGATCGTCGTCTGATGGGTCCAACACGTTGATTTGTTGGCGAGGTGGACTCAAAACCGTTCGGCTGTCGTTTCTATCACTCAGTCCACCATTGGTTCCGGCTCATTCCGTTCTGTCTGCCCGGTTTCGTTTCGATCCCGTGTCCGTCGGAGCCCCCTCATCACAATGTTTTTATCCTGCACCGGACAAACCGTAGCTACGATGGTAGGTGTCCGCTTTACAGGGGCTTTCGCCCGCTTCTAACCCTCACCTACCGCTCGCTGTGTCGGCCGCGACCCACAGCAGAGCGGCAGACGTGCACGCCGCACACGGCCACGAACTCGGACTCGGAAACGGACGCGGACGCGGACGCGGTCAGGCGGACACCGATCCGAACTTCTCGCAGGGCCACCACCAACAGAAGTTCACCAGTCACAACCAGCCAGAGCCATGTCAGAATCAGACCCACAATCAGAGCCAGCACAGCTAACGGTCGTCCTCCCGGACGGCTCCGAACTCCACGTCGACGAGGGCGCAACGGTCGAAGACTGCGCCTACGAAATCGGCCCCGGCCTCGGCCGCGACACCGTCGCCGGCAAACTCGATGGCGACCTCGTCGCCAAGGAGCAACCCGCCTACGATGGTGCCGAACTCGAGATCATCACGGACCAGTCAGAAGAGTACCTCGCCGTCATGCGTCACTCGGCCTCCCACTGTCTCGCACAGGCAGTCGAGCGCCACTACGACGACGTCGACCTCGCCATCGGCCCGCCGACGGACGAGGGCTTTTACTACGACTTCGACAACCTCGACATCGACGAGGACGACCTCGCGGCACTCGAGTCCGAAATCGCAGACATCGTCGACGAGGACTACGAGATCGAGCGTGAGGAAGTCTCGATCGAGGAGGCTGAAGAGCGTCTCGCGGACGAGCCCTACAAGCTCGAACTCCTCTCCGAGTTCGCCGACGAGAACGAGCAGGTCACCTTCTACACGCAGGGCGAGTGGGAGGACCTCTGTGCGGGACCTCACGTCGATTCCACGGGTGAGATCGGCCCCGTCAAGCTCCTAGAAATTGCTGGCGCCTACTGGCGCGGCGACGAGGAGAACCCGATGCAGACGCGCATCTACGGCACCGCGTTCGAAGACGAGAGCGATCTCGAAAACTTCCTCGAACGAAAACAGGAGGCCGAAAAGCGCGACCACCGCCGCATCGGCAACGAGATGAACCTGTTCTCGATTCAGGACGTAACTGGTCCCGGCCTGCCGCTGTACCACCCGCCGGGGAAGACGGTCCTGAAGGAACTCGAGGACTTCGTCGAGGACCTGAACAAAGATGCGGGCTATGACTACGTCGAGACGCCCCACGTCTTCAAGACGGATCTCTGGCACCGCTCGGGCCACTACGAGAACTATCAGGACGATATGTTCATCTTCAACGTCGGCGACGACGAGTTCGGTCTGAAGCCGATGAACTGCCCCGGCCACGCCGCCATCTTCCAGGATCAGTCCTGGAGCTACCGCGACCTGCCGATCCGCTACGCCGAGAACGGCAAAGTGTATCGAAAGGAACAGCGCGGCGAGCTCTCCGGTCTCTCTCGCGTCTGGGCCTTTACGATCGACGACGGCCACCTGTTCATCCGCCCCGACCAGATCGAACAGGAAGTCGAGGAGATCATGGACATGATCATCGACGTGCTCGAGACGTTCGATCTCGAGTACGAGATGGCACTCGCCACGCGCCCCGAGAAATCCGTCGGCAGCGACGAGATCTGGGAGCACGCAGAGGAACAACTCGAGACCGTCCTCGAAAAGCGCAATCTCGAGTACGATATCGAGGAGGGCGACGGTGCGTTCTACGGGCCGAAAATCGACTTCGCGTTCGAGGACGCCATCGGTCGCGCGTGGGACGGGCCGACGGTCCAGTTGGACTTCAACATGCCAGACCGCTTCGACCTCTCCTACGTCGGCGAGGACAACGAGGAGCACGAGCCGGTGATGATCCACCGCGCGCTCTACGGCAGC
The DNA window shown above is from Natrialba magadii ATCC 43099 and carries:
- a CDS encoding DUF7322 domain-containing protein — its product is MLDPSDDDPFEDPFGDDSLDDPFGDGSTGGGEADEDIASTFESIDRSTLLAFVTVGVLVHGGIFAASLGAMLVGFRGQWVVGGSLAVAGVGALVLSVGIYRRYKAKRDA
- the thrS gene encoding threonine--tRNA ligase, whose amino-acid sequence is MSESDPQSEPAQLTVVLPDGSELHVDEGATVEDCAYEIGPGLGRDTVAGKLDGDLVAKEQPAYDGAELEIITDQSEEYLAVMRHSASHCLAQAVERHYDDVDLAIGPPTDEGFYYDFDNLDIDEDDLAALESEIADIVDEDYEIEREEVSIEEAEERLADEPYKLELLSEFADENEQVTFYTQGEWEDLCAGPHVDSTGEIGPVKLLEIAGAYWRGDEENPMQTRIYGTAFEDESDLENFLERKQEAEKRDHRRIGNEMNLFSIQDVTGPGLPLYHPPGKTVLKELEDFVEDLNKDAGYDYVETPHVFKTDLWHRSGHYENYQDDMFIFNVGDDEFGLKPMNCPGHAAIFQDQSWSYRDLPIRYAENGKVYRKEQRGELSGLSRVWAFTIDDGHLFIRPDQIEQEVEEIMDMIIDVLETFDLEYEMALATRPEKSVGSDEIWEHAEEQLETVLEKRNLEYDIEEGDGAFYGPKIDFAFEDAIGRAWDGPTVQLDFNMPDRFDLSYVGEDNEEHEPVMIHRALYGSYERFFMMLIEHYEGKFPFWLAPEQVRVLPISDANLGYAYQVANEFDDFRVEVDDRDSTLERKIRAAHDDRVPYQIIVGDNEEEDGNISVRDRFEDQEYDVEIEDFHDHLVAERDEQRSEPDFLQD